From the genome of Synergistetes bacterium HGW-Synergistetes-1, one region includes:
- the selA gene encoding L-seryl-tRNA(Sec) selenium transferase has product MKEKIQNAMRNIPSMDKILSMPWIGKYEAEIGRDSVKSVISGVLDDQREKIFKDPDAAFDTGKIAAEAEKRLKTRAHKSLRPVVNATGVVLYTNLGRALLAKEAVDAVNSVAANYSTLEYSPETGSRGHRNDHVEWLLCRLTGAEAAIVVNNNAAAVILSLGALAKDKETVISRGELVEIGGSFRIPEIMALSGSRMVEVGTTNKTHLRDYESAITEETAMILKVHTSNFSVQGFTSSVPREELATMAHANDLVFMEDLGSGMLVKMDGPALKGDPTVKECIESGVDLVTFSGDKLLGGPQIGVIAGSACLVDKLRQHQLLRALRVDKMTLAAFEATLRLYLKGETGSIPTFRMINRNAEDMKRQAKRFKRKLSGLLGKTRLRSVFLDVIPVNDTVGGGAFPGSELPGYAVSLKLPELGSTGKLAEKLRLLSVPVITGASEDRLLFHVRTLSEKDEKWIFDGFREMFSLNREKAESSD; this is encoded by the coding sequence TTGAAAGAAAAGATCCAGAACGCTATGCGCAATATACCATCAATGGACAAGATCCTTTCAATGCCCTGGATCGGGAAATACGAAGCTGAAATAGGCCGTGATTCAGTAAAATCAGTCATTTCAGGAGTGCTCGATGACCAAAGGGAGAAAATATTCAAAGATCCTGACGCGGCTTTTGACACAGGAAAAATCGCTGCTGAAGCCGAAAAAAGGCTGAAAACCCGAGCGCATAAAAGCCTGAGGCCGGTGGTTAATGCTACCGGAGTCGTTCTCTATACTAATCTGGGCAGGGCCCTTCTAGCAAAAGAAGCTGTTGATGCTGTAAACAGCGTTGCGGCGAACTACAGCACACTGGAATATTCGCCGGAAACCGGATCAAGGGGGCACAGGAACGACCACGTAGAGTGGCTCCTTTGCCGTCTGACCGGAGCAGAAGCGGCAATAGTGGTCAACAACAATGCGGCGGCTGTAATACTCTCTCTCGGAGCCCTTGCAAAAGATAAGGAAACAGTGATCTCAAGGGGAGAACTTGTAGAGATAGGCGGTTCTTTCAGGATACCGGAAATAATGGCACTTTCGGGCAGCAGGATGGTCGAAGTCGGTACTACAAACAAGACACATCTGCGAGATTATGAAAGTGCAATAACAGAAGAGACTGCAATGATACTTAAGGTGCATACTTCAAATTTTTCAGTCCAGGGTTTTACCTCCTCTGTTCCCAGGGAAGAACTTGCCACGATGGCGCATGCTAATGATCTTGTCTTCATGGAAGACCTGGGAAGCGGGATGTTGGTCAAGATGGATGGGCCGGCATTAAAAGGTGACCCGACTGTGAAAGAGTGCATTGAATCCGGTGTAGACCTGGTCACTTTTTCAGGAGACAAGCTTCTTGGAGGACCCCAGATAGGTGTTATTGCAGGATCTGCCTGTCTGGTGGATAAATTAAGACAACATCAACTCCTTAGGGCATTAAGAGTGGACAAGATGACTCTTGCAGCATTTGAGGCTACGCTGAGGCTCTATCTCAAGGGAGAGACGGGATCTATCCCGACATTTAGGATGATAAACAGGAATGCCGAAGATATGAAGAGGCAGGCAAAGAGGTTCAAAAGGAAGCTTTCAGGCCTTTTGGGCAAGACCAGACTTCGCTCAGTATTTCTTGATGTAATTCCGGTAAATGATACAGTTGGCGGCGGAGCTTTTCCAGGTTCTGAACTGCCCGGATATGCTGTTTCACTTAAACTTCCAGAACTTGGCAGTACAGGGAAGCTTGCAGAAAAGCTGAGGCTCCTCAGTGTTCCGGTAATTACAGGAGCTAGTGAAGACAGATTATTGTTCCATGTGCGCACCCTTTCAGAAAAGGATGAAAAGTGGATATTTGATGGATTCAGAGAGATGTTTTCATTAAACCGGGAAAAGGCAGAAAGCAGTGACTAA
- a CDS encoding coproporphyrinogen dehydrogenase, whose protein sequence is MTQSMNPFEPPAGGLSLYIHVPFCERKCPYCAFESKVPSEGERDLWLEMLSKELEWWEKRIGKPSLSTCYIGGGTPTVITGPQWLRLAEIIDSHFIFEPGAEVTVEANPNSLRADHLLFWRDWRVSRVSIGAQSFDDAELIQLGRLHSAAQAYEAISASLASGFSVNSDFMFGLPGQTFRNWSRTLSQAVKSGIDHISLYQLTLEPGTLWESMPEKDLSDGYLPYRWAQWYMPRKGYNQYEIANFAKEGHQSRHNINYWEEGEYLGVGPGASGFLKGWRYKNISGITEYSRSLDQGGSSIASGERLFGERKASEAAVLALRMSKGIDREEFSNKYGILEEKKIIEKLSRFTEDLYDISEKRISLSSKGMRVANMIWSELV, encoded by the coding sequence ATGACCCAAAGCATGAACCCTTTTGAGCCTCCCGCAGGGGGGCTCTCTCTTTACATACATGTCCCTTTTTGCGAGAGAAAATGCCCTTACTGTGCATTTGAGAGCAAGGTCCCCTCGGAGGGAGAGAGGGATCTGTGGCTTGAAATGCTGAGTAAAGAGCTCGAGTGGTGGGAAAAACGCATAGGAAAACCATCCCTTTCTACATGCTACATAGGCGGAGGCACTCCTACTGTTATCACCGGACCTCAGTGGCTCAGGCTGGCTGAGATAATAGACAGCCATTTCATATTTGAGCCGGGTGCAGAGGTTACTGTCGAGGCTAATCCAAACTCCTTAAGGGCTGATCATCTGCTCTTTTGGAGGGACTGGAGGGTCTCACGGGTAAGCATCGGAGCCCAGAGTTTTGATGATGCCGAGCTGATACAGCTGGGCAGGCTTCACAGCGCCGCTCAGGCATACGAAGCGATATCCGCATCCCTTGCATCAGGTTTTTCTGTCAACTCAGATTTCATGTTCGGACTTCCTGGACAGACCTTCAGAAATTGGTCGAGGACCCTCAGCCAGGCGGTAAAGTCAGGAATAGACCATATTTCTTTATATCAGCTTACGCTGGAACCCGGTACTCTTTGGGAGTCAATGCCCGAAAAGGATCTTTCTGATGGTTATTTGCCATATAGGTGGGCCCAGTGGTATATGCCGCGAAAAGGTTATAATCAGTATGAAATTGCAAATTTTGCCAAAGAGGGGCATCAGAGCAGGCACAATATCAACTACTGGGAAGAAGGGGAGTATCTCGGGGTCGGTCCGGGCGCATCAGGCTTTCTTAAGGGCTGGCGATACAAAAATATATCCGGGATCACTGAATATTCCAGGTCGCTTGATCAGGGCGGCAGTTCGATAGCTTCAGGCGAAAGGCTATTTGGAGAAAGAAAGGCGTCGGAAGCAGCGGTACTTGCTTTGAGGATGTCAAAAGGAATTGACAGGGAAGAATTTTCCAATAAGTACGGAATCTTGGAAGAGAAGAAGATAATTGAAAAACTTAGTCGGTTTACTGAAGACCTTTACGATATTTCCGAAAAAAGGATCTCTCTCTCATCAAAAGGCATGAGGGTCGCAAACATGATTTGGTCTGAACTGGTTTGA